The following are encoded in a window of Paenibacillus polymyxa genomic DNA:
- a CDS encoding M1 family metallopeptidase, whose amino-acid sequence MTPARTKIVLLSTLALGLLAGTLWFAWQPQPQSDPQSIGQPLYGSLSESALAPNMGKPLGANIVPDLPKNPPQAATEILSKRVVEYHIDVSLEKGQVLRGTETLTWKHPGKKTVNDLYLHLYPNAFSSMETTFMKESGGKLRGDTMPKDGFGSMTLTELKTEDGLSLMHRIQYVQPDDGNAGDRSLVKVRLPKPVRGGEEITLYMKFEVKLPAIFARMGATDDFVMAGQWFPKLSVYETAGQRGRAEEGWNLHQYHGNSEFYADFGIYSVRIRVPETYIVAATGFPTRGAVRQNGQKIYQFYADDVHDFAWSASPNFVTVEEPFSSAEVPGVKIKLYLDPSHKELKGRYMSAAKAALSYYSKWYGPYPYSTLSIVVPPKSGNGAGGMEYPTLITAAAAGNLNPGYSLERTLVHEIGHQYFYGMVANNEFEEPWLDEGFTSYAEERLMEQEYGLTPNLPLQSGQVASPQPLNRESWKYGSAAEYAQNAYSRGKLVLRGIERQVGMKKMDRIMRTYVQTYRFKHPSSLDFQRIVERVTGRSWSHYFEQYVYDGQMADFSVDHITNHKLENGYEAVVTVSKKGADYPKIPVQFTFKDGTTIFKAWDGAGKSTTFRIKSTSPVSHVTLDPLYTIALENKHINNSLKAELDEKQQTRWSVSVTKLLETLLGSLSW is encoded by the coding sequence ATGACCCCAGCACGCACTAAAATCGTTTTATTGTCTACACTAGCCCTCGGTCTCCTCGCAGGGACGTTATGGTTTGCCTGGCAGCCCCAACCGCAATCCGACCCGCAGTCCATAGGCCAACCACTATACGGCTCCCTGTCTGAGTCTGCGCTTGCCCCAAATATGGGCAAGCCTCTAGGGGCAAACATCGTGCCTGACCTGCCCAAGAACCCTCCACAGGCCGCTACAGAAATCCTCAGCAAGAGGGTGGTAGAGTACCACATTGATGTGTCTCTGGAAAAAGGACAGGTTTTGCGAGGCACTGAGACACTGACCTGGAAGCATCCGGGCAAGAAAACCGTGAATGATCTGTATCTTCATCTATACCCGAATGCCTTTTCTTCCATGGAAACTACCTTTATGAAGGAATCCGGTGGAAAGCTGCGCGGAGACACCATGCCCAAAGACGGCTTTGGCTCCATGACGCTGACTGAACTAAAAACAGAAGACGGTTTATCTCTCATGCACCGCATCCAATATGTGCAGCCAGATGACGGTAACGCAGGCGACCGTTCGCTCGTGAAGGTGCGTCTACCCAAGCCGGTACGAGGTGGCGAAGAAATCACATTATATATGAAGTTTGAGGTAAAACTGCCCGCTATCTTCGCTCGTATGGGCGCGACAGATGATTTTGTAATGGCAGGACAGTGGTTCCCGAAGCTCAGCGTCTACGAGACTGCAGGACAACGTGGACGCGCCGAGGAGGGCTGGAACCTCCACCAGTATCATGGTAACTCCGAGTTTTATGCCGATTTTGGAATTTACAGCGTACGGATTCGGGTGCCTGAAACTTATATCGTAGCAGCGACCGGATTTCCCACCCGTGGTGCCGTCCGACAGAACGGCCAAAAAATATATCAATTTTATGCCGATGATGTACACGATTTTGCCTGGTCCGCTTCACCCAACTTTGTAACCGTAGAAGAACCCTTTTCTTCTGCTGAAGTCCCTGGTGTCAAAATCAAGCTCTACCTTGACCCGTCGCACAAGGAGCTCAAAGGGCGCTATATGAGCGCAGCGAAGGCCGCCCTTTCGTACTACAGCAAATGGTATGGGCCTTATCCATATTCCACCCTATCCATCGTGGTTCCACCCAAATCAGGCAATGGAGCCGGCGGTATGGAGTATCCGACACTCATCACGGCCGCTGCTGCGGGTAATCTGAATCCTGGCTATAGTCTGGAACGGACATTAGTTCATGAGATTGGACATCAATATTTCTACGGAATGGTAGCCAATAATGAATTTGAGGAGCCGTGGCTGGATGAAGGCTTCACCTCCTATGCAGAGGAGCGGCTTATGGAGCAAGAATATGGGCTTACCCCTAACTTGCCATTACAATCGGGACAGGTAGCCTCCCCACAGCCGCTAAACCGTGAGTCATGGAAGTACGGCTCAGCTGCTGAGTACGCGCAAAATGCCTACTCTCGAGGCAAGCTGGTACTACGGGGCATTGAACGTCAGGTGGGTATGAAAAAAATGGATCGGATTATGCGGACCTACGTCCAGACGTACCGATTTAAGCATCCGTCCTCACTGGATTTTCAACGTATCGTGGAGAGAGTCACCGGACGCTCATGGAGCCACTATTTTGAACAGTATGTATATGACGGCCAGATGGCGGACTTTTCAGTGGATCACATCACAAACCACAAGCTGGAGAATGGATATGAAGCAGTCGTGACGGTCAGCAAAAAAGGGGCGGATTATCCCAAGATCCCTGTCCAATTTACCTTCAAGGATGGTACCACGATATTCAAGGCTTGGGACGGCGCGGGCAAAAGCACAACTTTTCGGATCAAAAGTACTTCTCCCGTTTCCCATGTAACCCTTGATCCCTTATATACCATTGCACTGGAGAACAAGCATATTAACAATAGCCTAAAAGCCGAATTGGACGAAAAGCAACAAACCCGTTGGAGTGTAAGTGTAACCAAGCTGTTGGAGACACTGCTTGGAAGTCTGTCATGGTGA
- the tadA gene encoding tRNA adenosine(34) deaminase TadA translates to MTTMDHAYWMKEAIQEAYKAEMLGEVPIGAVIVKDNEIIGRGYNLRETDADPTAHAEMVAIRQASEHLGAWRLLDCRLYVTLEPCPMCAGAIVQSRVPHLIYGTTDPKAGCAGTLMNLLQEPRFNHCTEVTSGVLQEECASLLTNFFRHLRQKRAAARLSPPPSSS, encoded by the coding sequence GTGACCACCATGGATCACGCCTATTGGATGAAAGAAGCCATTCAGGAAGCGTATAAGGCAGAAATGTTAGGTGAAGTCCCCATCGGGGCTGTCATCGTAAAAGATAATGAAATCATCGGTCGCGGCTACAATTTGCGCGAGACGGATGCTGACCCAACCGCACATGCAGAGATGGTTGCCATTCGTCAGGCCAGTGAGCACTTAGGCGCTTGGCGCCTGCTGGATTGTAGGCTGTATGTCACTTTGGAGCCGTGTCCAATGTGCGCCGGAGCCATTGTTCAATCACGGGTTCCCCATTTGATATACGGAACTACAGATCCCAAGGCGGGCTGCGCAGGCACGTTAATGAATTTATTGCAGGAGCCTCGGTTCAATCATTGTACAGAAGTAACTAGTGGTGTACTACAGGAAGAATGCGCCTCGCTGCTAACGAACTTTTTTCGGCATCTCCGGCAAAAAAGAGCGGCAGCCAGATTGTCTCCTCCCCCATCCTCATCCTGA
- a CDS encoding GNAT family N-acetyltransferase yields the protein MPMSLYNTPQGIFLRPFSLADSEALLALRHRNRDSHAPYEPLYEDSFFTLEKQQDYIRQKLRQAEEDRGYVFGIFLLKEERLIGYISISNLVRGVGQFADIGYMMDHHEQGKGHMTAALKLIIQYAFRALSLHRLQAGTLLHNDPSQRVLKKCGFQPEGIARKLVQIQGTWQDHQMFGLLAEDDVWQS from the coding sequence ATGCCTATGAGCTTGTATAATACGCCTCAAGGTATCTTTTTACGGCCATTTAGCTTGGCGGATAGCGAAGCCCTTCTCGCCCTTAGGCACCGTAATAGGGATTCCCATGCGCCTTATGAGCCGCTTTACGAGGATTCATTTTTCACATTAGAGAAACAGCAGGATTATATCCGTCAGAAATTGCGTCAGGCCGAAGAGGATCGAGGTTACGTGTTTGGTATCTTTCTCTTAAAGGAAGAACGGCTCATCGGTTATATCTCTATTTCCAATCTAGTACGTGGAGTTGGACAATTCGCTGATATCGGCTACATGATGGATCATCATGAACAGGGTAAAGGGCATATGACCGCAGCCTTAAAGTTGATCATACAATATGCCTTTCGTGCCTTATCTCTACATCGTCTCCAAGCGGGTACCCTTTTGCATAATGATCCCTCACAACGTGTATTAAAAAAGTGCGGCTTCCAGCCAGAAGGCATTGCTCGCAAGCTAGTACAAATTCAGGGCACATGGCAGGATCACCAGATGTTTGGACTTTTAGCTGAGGATGACGTGTGGCAGAGCTAA
- a CDS encoding YwhD family protein, with the protein MSENQPDGKKQIALNIVSGKSKHKGFGAGSIDLNSMSPVIIDRGEAKIDIGAMHAKSKVERGIKFSTNKEDVPNGRQVWLVWVAVDRTPEGRMYGGATACEMLIDDEAKRGWKILADHVNRMDYALKRRFMLEDLGSEDKAALKSLLISHNEEWWDASPEELKQALEG; encoded by the coding sequence ATGAGTGAAAATCAGCCGGACGGCAAAAAACAGATTGCACTGAACATTGTCAGTGGCAAGAGTAAACATAAGGGTTTCGGCGCAGGCTCAATCGACCTGAACAGCATGTCTCCGGTTATCATTGACCGAGGAGAGGCGAAAATTGATATCGGTGCCATGCATGCCAAAAGTAAAGTAGAACGCGGGATCAAGTTCTCTACGAATAAAGAGGATGTACCGAACGGACGCCAAGTATGGCTCGTATGGGTAGCCGTGGATCGTACGCCCGAAGGGCGTATGTACGGCGGTGCCACCGCCTGCGAGATGCTGATTGACGACGAAGCCAAACGCGGCTGGAAAATCCTCGCCGATCACGTCAATCGTATGGATTATGCGCTCAAGCGTCGTTTCATGCTGGAGGATCTCGGCAGTGAAGATAAAGCAGCGCTCAAAAGCCTGCTAATTTCGCATAACGAGGAATGGTGGGACGCTTCGCCTGAGGAATTGAAGCAGGCGCTGGAAGGGTAG
- a CDS encoding small acid-soluble spore protein P, protein MGKPKAIPVPEAQDSGGSNEKRERSHQQEPLSGSKKVKQRNHVDHHNREGS, encoded by the coding sequence ATGGGCAAGCCTAAAGCCATTCCTGTACCCGAAGCACAGGATTCTGGTGGAAGTAACGAAAAGCGGGAGCGTAGTCATCAGCAAGAGCCGTTATCCGGTTCCAAGAAGGTGAAACAGCGGAATCACGTGGATCATCATAATAGAGAAGGCTCATAA
- a CDS encoding PAS domain S-box protein, producing MSIKIRITIILSGSVLFILLLNIALNYYTTHENLRSDSETKMVLTAKIIGGAIEQTQHSWEAVDKQLGYNLWLSATLAANQLGPDIRNIQQEQLQKVASLHRDTNISLMIRDRQGYKVVKSSDPKEVTPSDPLTGYWKNAVDQLYEHGQAAMAQGQKLDHFWTGSFDYTGSGSSQINKWGFYYDQKRNYLIRISFQDTSVQDFITILSPDEIVKQTQQVDYRIMEITGINPATFGGASMDKNGNDSKYYYMYNKPIQFGTYQLTRVKEDRLAVSRAILSGESIVQDCYIKGERVLVSYIPFYPANREAYVIRIVMNYDTITSVISKQLISLIAISIVLLEVVIIGSYVLASLFVRPIQSILGKVNEMADGHFDTRLEIKGGHELAQLGERINAMAYNLGMYTRRLEQMYEENRSVKEHLESVINQTADAIHVTDEEDRVVRVNHAFEALYGWTKKELVGRKLEFVPPQQQEEYEFQKKSLLQGESIVSSETLRMRKDGSTVEISMSTSPILDEEGQILGFICVSRDITGRNRMEELLRRSEKLTTVGQLAAGVAHEIRNPLTTLRGFLQLQQQNQVLNMKHNDIMMSELDRINLIVSEFLILAKPQAVHFQKKDVRYIVSDVISLLDSQAHLLGIVFNLQVTDEPALVYAEENQLKQVFINLLKNSMEAMSKGGIITIHLFLEGESVKISIRDQGAGIPAEMLSKLGEPFFTNKETGTGLGLMVSQRIIQSHKGTLDIESTEGEGTTALVQLPIAKPE from the coding sequence GTGTCGATAAAAATCAGAATAACGATCATTTTGTCGGGGTCCGTCCTGTTTATCCTTTTATTAAACATCGCACTCAATTATTACACGACCCACGAAAATCTAAGAAGTGACAGTGAAACTAAAATGGTTCTGACGGCTAAAATTATCGGAGGAGCTATCGAACAAACCCAACATAGCTGGGAGGCCGTTGACAAGCAGCTCGGATATAATCTGTGGCTTTCTGCCACGTTGGCTGCTAATCAGCTAGGTCCTGACATCCGAAATATTCAGCAGGAACAGCTTCAAAAGGTGGCCTCACTCCACAGAGATACTAATATTTCTTTGATGATTCGAGACCGGCAGGGGTATAAGGTTGTTAAATCCTCGGATCCAAAAGAAGTAACGCCATCTGATCCATTGACAGGGTATTGGAAAAATGCAGTTGACCAATTATATGAGCATGGACAGGCTGCAATGGCGCAAGGTCAGAAACTGGATCATTTTTGGACCGGATCATTTGACTACACCGGTTCAGGCTCCTCACAGATTAACAAATGGGGATTTTATTATGACCAAAAACGTAACTACTTAATTCGAATTTCCTTTCAGGATACTTCAGTGCAAGATTTTATAACCATACTGAGCCCCGATGAGATTGTAAAGCAAACCCAACAAGTGGATTATCGCATCATGGAGATTACAGGAATTAACCCTGCAACCTTTGGTGGCGCTTCGATGGACAAGAACGGGAACGATTCGAAATACTATTACATGTACAATAAACCGATCCAATTTGGCACGTATCAACTAACGAGAGTGAAGGAAGATCGTTTGGCCGTGTCCAGAGCTATCCTCTCCGGGGAGAGTATTGTACAAGACTGCTATATCAAAGGCGAACGGGTTCTCGTCAGTTACATACCTTTTTACCCGGCTAACCGCGAAGCCTATGTTATCCGTATTGTTATGAATTATGATACGATTACTTCTGTTATTTCCAAGCAATTGATAAGCTTAATTGCTATTTCCATTGTCCTTTTGGAGGTTGTAATCATTGGAAGCTATGTGCTGGCAAGTCTGTTTGTTCGCCCAATTCAGTCGATTCTGGGGAAAGTGAACGAGATGGCTGATGGTCATTTTGATACACGGTTAGAAATAAAAGGTGGTCATGAGCTTGCACAGTTGGGTGAACGCATCAATGCGATGGCCTACAACCTAGGGATGTACACGAGAAGACTGGAACAGATGTATGAAGAGAACCGTTCTGTAAAGGAGCATCTGGAATCGGTTATTAATCAGACAGCGGATGCGATTCATGTAACCGACGAGGAGGATCGCGTCGTTCGGGTCAATCATGCCTTCGAAGCTTTGTACGGCTGGACCAAGAAGGAATTGGTTGGTCGTAAGCTGGAGTTTGTACCTCCGCAGCAACAGGAGGAGTATGAATTTCAGAAGAAGAGCCTGCTTCAGGGAGAGAGCATCGTATCAAGTGAGACCCTTAGAATGCGTAAGGATGGAAGTACAGTAGAGATCAGTATGAGCACGTCGCCTATTCTGGATGAAGAAGGCCAAATTTTGGGGTTTATCTGCGTGTCGCGTGATATTACGGGTCGCAACCGGATGGAAGAGTTGTTGCGCAGATCAGAGAAACTGACAACCGTCGGACAATTGGCGGCAGGCGTAGCGCATGAGATTCGTAATCCGCTAACTACGCTACGAGGCTTTCTCCAACTACAGCAGCAAAATCAAGTGTTGAATATGAAACACAACGATATTATGATGTCTGAGCTGGATCGTATTAATTTGATCGTTAGCGAGTTTTTAATACTCGCGAAGCCACAGGCAGTGCATTTTCAGAAAAAGGATGTTCGCTATATTGTGAGCGACGTGATTTCTTTACTAGATAGTCAGGCGCATCTGCTGGGCATTGTATTCAATCTTCAGGTCACGGACGAGCCTGCCCTAGTATACGCTGAAGAAAATCAGTTAAAACAGGTATTCATTAATTTACTTAAAAATAGCATGGAGGCTATGAGTAAAGGTGGTATCATCACGATTCATTTGTTCTTGGAGGGAGAAAGCGTTAAAATCTCTATACGGGATCAGGGAGCGGGTATTCCCGCAGAAATGCTGTCCAAGCTAGGAGAACCTTTTTTCACAAACAAAGAAACAGGGACAGGACTAGGACTTATGGTCAGTCAGCGTATTATACAGAGTCATAAAGGCACACTGGATATTGAAAGCACAGAGGGAGAGGGAACGACAGCCCTGGTGCAGCTTCCGATTGCCAAGCCGGAGTAA
- the motA gene encoding flagellar motor stator protein MotA produces the protein MQISTIIGLVLGIVSLVVGMILKGAPVVNLVNNPAAYMIIFVGTAASIFMAFPMAEIKRIPKLFKVIFTEQKLLDRKELIGTFTEWASITRREGLLALESKVEEIDDPFMRGGMRMIIDGNDQEFVRDVLMEDINATEDRHRSGALIFSQAGMYAPTLGVLGAVVGLIAALADLSDMEKLSHAIAAAFIATLLGIFTGYVLWHPMSNKLKRLSKKEVELKLMMVEGLLSIQSGISTIAISQKLTIFLTPTERATMTQKDGDSSE, from the coding sequence ATGCAAATTTCAACCATTATCGGACTTGTGCTCGGGATTGTGTCACTGGTCGTCGGGATGATCTTAAAAGGCGCTCCGGTCGTCAATTTGGTCAATAATCCCGCTGCTTACATGATTATTTTCGTCGGAACGGCAGCGAGTATATTTATGGCCTTCCCGATGGCAGAAATCAAACGGATTCCGAAGCTGTTCAAGGTTATTTTCACCGAACAAAAACTGTTAGACCGCAAAGAGCTCATCGGTACGTTTACCGAGTGGGCATCCATTACCCGTCGTGAAGGTCTGCTCGCCTTGGAGTCTAAGGTAGAGGAAATCGACGATCCCTTTATGCGTGGCGGCATGCGAATGATTATTGACGGCAATGATCAGGAATTCGTACGGGACGTTCTGATGGAGGATATCAATGCTACCGAGGATCGACATCGCTCTGGCGCACTGATCTTCTCCCAAGCCGGTATGTACGCTCCAACGCTCGGGGTACTCGGTGCCGTTGTAGGTCTGATTGCCGCTCTGGCTGACCTTAGTGACATGGAAAAGCTCTCTCACGCCATTGCAGCAGCCTTCATTGCGACGTTGCTCGGTATTTTTACAGGTTATGTTCTGTGGCATCCGATGTCCAACAAGCTGAAACGGTTATCCAAAAAAGAAGTGGAGCTTAAATTAATGATGGTCGAAGGTCTGCTTTCCATTCAATCGGGGATATCGACAATTGCCATCAGTCAGAAACTGACGATCTTCCTGACTCCGACCGAACGGGCTACGATGACCCAGAAGGATGGCGATTCCAGTGAGTAA
- the rluF gene encoding 23S rRNA pseudouridine(2604) synthase RluF has product MRINKFISETGFCSRREADKLVESGRVTINGEVAVLGSQAEEGDDVRVNGKPLREKSDHVYIALNKPVGITSTTESHIRGNVVDFVGHPQRIFPIGRLDKDSEGLILLTNDGDIVNKILRAEGKHEKEYIVTVDRPVIPSFVQGMSSGVKILGQRTLPCEVTRVSEYVFRIILTEGKNRQIRRMCAAFGYEVKKLQRLRIMNIRLGSLQKGAWRDLTEAEKQELGQMLDYTLS; this is encoded by the coding sequence TTGCGCATTAACAAGTTTATCAGCGAAACCGGTTTTTGCTCGCGCCGCGAGGCGGACAAGCTGGTAGAGAGCGGCCGCGTGACGATTAACGGCGAAGTGGCTGTGCTGGGTAGTCAAGCGGAAGAAGGCGATGATGTTCGCGTGAACGGCAAGCCACTGCGCGAGAAGTCCGATCACGTCTACATTGCATTGAACAAGCCGGTGGGCATTACAAGTACAACCGAGAGCCATATTAGAGGCAATGTTGTTGATTTTGTGGGGCACCCACAGCGGATATTCCCGATTGGACGCCTGGATAAGGATTCGGAAGGTCTCATTTTACTTACCAATGATGGGGACATTGTAAATAAGATTTTACGGGCAGAAGGCAAGCATGAGAAAGAATATATCGTAACGGTGGATCGCCCTGTTATACCGTCTTTTGTGCAGGGCATGTCCAGCGGGGTGAAAATACTCGGCCAGCGGACGCTACCTTGTGAGGTGACGCGTGTATCTGAGTATGTATTCCGTATTATCCTGACTGAAGGCAAAAATCGTCAGATCCGGCGTATGTGTGCTGCCTTCGGTTATGAAGTTAAAAAACTGCAACGGCTGCGAATCATGAATATTCGGTTGGGGTCCCTTCAGAAAGGTGCCTGGCGTGACCTGACAGAGGCTGAGAAGCAGGAGCTTGGCCAGATGCTCGATTATACGCTTAGCTAA
- a CDS encoding C40 family peptidase, producing MKKKLTIAAMGLAIAFTSFTFGGGSAYADSKMDQVIQDAKGTNYRSGGTTLEGFDCSGFTMYVYNKLGIKLPHQSGSQFKMGSSVSRDEMRPGDLVFFNTTGRGISHVGIFVGEGKFAHSSTSRGVVVSSLNENYYANRYVGAKRIMSTDAYHSVASDIPDDDNVE from the coding sequence TTGAAGAAGAAGCTAACGATCGCAGCTATGGGTCTTGCCATTGCCTTTACATCTTTTACATTCGGTGGCGGCAGTGCATATGCAGACTCTAAGATGGACCAGGTCATCCAAGATGCCAAAGGAACGAACTACAGAAGCGGAGGCACTACACTCGAGGGATTCGATTGCTCCGGCTTCACAATGTACGTATACAACAAACTGGGAATTAAACTTCCGCATCAATCAGGATCACAATTCAAAATGGGATCTTCTGTATCCCGCGATGAAATGAGACCTGGGGACCTGGTGTTCTTCAACACCACAGGAAGAGGCATTTCCCATGTAGGTATCTTCGTAGGTGAAGGGAAATTTGCCCACTCCTCGACTTCACGTGGTGTAGTAGTTAGCTCACTGAACGAAAATTATTACGCTAACCGCTATGTCGGTGCAAAAAGAATTATGAGCACAGACGCTTACCATTCTGTAGCTTCAGACATTCCTGATGACGATAACGTAGAATAA
- a CDS encoding PTS sugar transporter subunit IIA, with translation MFKWLKKKATPRIEQFDMVAPIKGKVVSLEEVPDPAFSTKAMGEGIAIHPTEGKVTAPFAGKVVHVMEKSKHALIIEHESGVQILIHVGINTVSLKGQGFNPHVQTGDNIKAGQLLMEFDLDAIQQGGLPVITPVIVPDGQEMISHVEILEGTSASPEVPVLRVHLKA, from the coding sequence ATGTTTAAATGGTTGAAAAAGAAGGCGACTCCTCGTATTGAACAATTCGACATGGTAGCACCAATCAAAGGAAAAGTGGTTTCCCTTGAAGAGGTTCCAGATCCTGCGTTCTCCACGAAGGCAATGGGGGAAGGTATCGCTATTCATCCAACTGAAGGTAAAGTGACTGCTCCTTTCGCGGGTAAAGTCGTTCACGTGATGGAGAAAAGTAAGCATGCTCTGATCATTGAGCATGAATCCGGTGTACAAATTTTGATACATGTCGGGATTAATACAGTTTCCCTCAAAGGACAAGGGTTTAACCCTCACGTTCAAACAGGAGATAACATTAAAGCAGGGCAATTACTGATGGAGTTTGATCTAGACGCGATTCAACAGGGTGGCTTGCCTGTAATTACTCCGGTAATCGTTCCAGACGGGCAAGAGATGATCAGTCATGTGGAAATCTTGGAAGGTACATCTGCCTCTCCAGAAGTCCCCGTATTAAGAGTTCACTTAAAGGCCTAG
- a CDS encoding 4a-hydroxytetrahydrobiopterin dehydratase has protein sequence MPFTQEEIEAHLEKLEGWELEEGRWIVRKYNFSSFMKGIAFVDEVAAISEAFNHHPFITIDYKTVTLRLTSWDDGGIMAVDIKEAQQYNEAFEKMRSSH, from the coding sequence ATGCCTTTTACACAAGAAGAGATTGAAGCACATCTGGAGAAACTGGAGGGCTGGGAACTGGAGGAAGGACGTTGGATCGTTCGAAAATATAATTTTTCCAGTTTTATGAAAGGGATTGCATTCGTGGATGAAGTTGCCGCTATATCTGAAGCATTCAATCATCATCCATTTATTACGATTGATTATAAGACCGTGACTCTGCGTTTGACCTCTTGGGACGACGGCGGTATTATGGCCGTGGATATTAAGGAAGCCCAACAATATAATGAAGCTTTTGAAAAAATGCGCAGCAGTCATTGA
- a CDS encoding putative holin-like toxin: MPMEVKDAISLMIMFGMFILALLTYVKKK, encoded by the coding sequence ATGCCCATGGAGGTTAAAGACGCGATTTCCTTGATGATCATGTTTGGCATGTTCATTCTGGCATTGCTTACCTACGTGAAAAAGAAATAG
- a CDS encoding GNAT family N-acetyltransferase — translation MPASISNYRIVPMDEHQAAAICEWHYDPPYNIYGWLPWEQMKALEVEFGSPTLRQEQYVAVLDKENKLTGFAQYFPMIGVTRLGLGMHPDRCGHGKGSDFVRAIAEEAQRRNPKNEIDLEVLTWNGRAIRAYKAAGFELTDTYERQTPDGKKPFYCMVYRPEHPTQIL, via the coding sequence ATGCCGGCCTCAATATCCAACTATCGGATCGTACCGATGGACGAGCATCAAGCGGCTGCAATCTGTGAGTGGCACTATGATCCACCTTATAACATATACGGTTGGCTCCCCTGGGAACAAATGAAGGCGCTTGAAGTCGAATTTGGAAGTCCCACGCTTCGCCAAGAGCAATATGTTGCCGTACTGGATAAAGAGAACAAACTGACGGGATTTGCTCAATATTTTCCTATGATCGGTGTGACCCGGCTAGGTCTTGGAATGCATCCTGACAGATGCGGACATGGCAAAGGCTCTGATTTTGTCCGTGCCATTGCAGAGGAAGCTCAACGACGCAACCCGAAGAATGAAATTGATCTAGAGGTGCTCACTTGGAATGGGCGCGCTATCCGGGCCTACAAGGCGGCTGGATTTGAGCTTACAGATACCTATGAACGCCAGACTCCTGATGGCAAAAAACCATTTTATTGTATGGTATATCGTCCCGAGCACCCAACCCAGATTCTATGA
- the motB gene encoding flagellar motor protein MotB: MSKKRHEPHEEHADESWLLPYSDLMTLLLALFIVLFGMSSLDAKKFETMAQSLSSAFSGGTGVLDHSAANPSSQSMDMGKNKEQVSQPLKSKATSTSELQKQLAQREEEDLKKLKKQMDQYIQNNGLSPLLNTKLNQSQLMITISDNALFSSGEAEVKPGARKLAKSISSMLQQFPGYDVIVSGHTDNVPISNSQFPSNFDLSAKRSLNFLRILLLNPDLDPTKFVSIGYGEYRPLASNQDGQGRAKNRRVEISVLRKYQNGTQVISPTSSSNEG; this comes from the coding sequence GTGAGTAAAAAGAGACATGAACCGCATGAAGAGCATGCTGACGAAAGCTGGCTGTTGCCATATTCCGACTTAATGACCCTTCTGTTGGCTCTTTTCATTGTCTTATTCGGTATGAGCTCGCTCGACGCCAAAAAATTTGAAACTATGGCTCAATCCCTGAGTTCAGCTTTTAGTGGCGGCACTGGCGTGCTGGATCACTCGGCCGCGAATCCGTCGTCACAATCCATGGATATGGGCAAAAATAAAGAACAAGTATCACAACCCTTAAAATCGAAAGCTACTTCTACCTCTGAACTGCAAAAACAGCTTGCCCAGCGGGAAGAAGAAGATTTAAAAAAGCTTAAAAAACAGATGGATCAATATATTCAAAATAACGGCCTGTCACCTCTGCTGAATACCAAGCTGAACCAATCTCAGCTGATGATCACCATTAGTGATAATGCCCTGTTTTCATCCGGGGAAGCCGAAGTGAAACCGGGAGCGAGAAAGCTGGCCAAGTCCATTTCTAGTATGCTCCAGCAGTTCCCTGGCTATGATGTTATCGTATCGGGTCACACGGATAATGTACCGATCTCCAACAGCCAGTTCCCGTCTAACTTTGATTTGAGCGCCAAGCGCTCTCTGAATTTCTTGCGTATCTTGTTGCTCAATCCAGATCTCGATCCAACCAAGTTTGTATCCATCGGTTATGGCGAGTATCGTCCATTGGCAAGCAATCAAGATGGTCAAGGACGCGCCAAAAACCGTCGTGTTGAAATATCTGTTCTCCGCAAATATCAGAACGGAACACAGGTTATCAGTCCTACCTCAAGCTCGAATGAAGGTTGA